In Fibrobacter succinogenes, a single genomic region encodes these proteins:
- a CDS encoding DNA gyrase/topoisomerase IV subunit A: MNQETPDTTLGLSNVNHLERLYDGWFLDYASYVILDRAVPYFEDGLKPVQRRILHSMFENHDGRYQKVATIVGRTMAYHPHGDASIGDALVGLGQKNLLIDTQGNWGNPYTGDRAAAPRYIEGRLTPFAVDVVFNPETTEWIPSYDGRSEEPVTLPVKFPLLLAQGVDGIAVGLSTSILPHNFRELCEASIACLRGKKFTLYPDFFTGGIIDVSDYNDGQRGGKVKVRAKIEKVDNKTLAIREIPYGTTTVSLIESIVKANDKGKIKIKHVDDNTSQGVEILVHLQPGTDPQVAIDALYAFTDCEKSLSPCTCVIIDKHPKFVGVSDILKLNTEHTVKLLEWELANELKHLEDKWHMTTLEKIFIEKEVYEVIKKAKDREQIIRLVREGLTPYLKRLHRKEVTDEEIGKLIEIPIRRISHYDREKADQLLKELEESIATCKYNQEHIIDYAVNHFKNILKKYGEGKERRTQIAEFGKVNAVHVALANQKLYVNRKEGFVGTGMKKEEYLFDVSEYDDLIVFKADGSFKVVKVSDKDFVGKDIILVEKFNKDDERHIYNVIHQDGKDGYAYIKRFNVGGVTRDKDYYMGKNKPGSKILYMSSNMNGEAEVVEVILKPRPRIKLNFEVDFSEVEVKGRGALGNIVSKYPVKTVKRLRKGVSTLGARVLYFDAPSGIVSTQKKGDCLGEFGENDKLLIIKQDGSARVHNMADPILVGSNIKYLHKYDPAQVFTVLYFEGSNFNYMVKRFNLEGCPMTTEFSVVSDHKDTKLIELFATDDARELMEYQVGREVQKEELDLTEIAEVKGYKALGSKFTAKKIKRVSRISPADPFSDGSGEGDASESEDPSLF, from the coding sequence ATGAATCAAGAAACACCCGATACTACTCTAGGTTTATCTAACGTCAATCACCTAGAACGACTTTATGACGGCTGGTTCCTGGATTACGCCAGCTATGTGATTTTGGACCGTGCAGTCCCGTATTTTGAAGATGGACTGAAGCCTGTCCAGCGCCGTATTTTGCATTCCATGTTCGAAAACCACGATGGTCGTTACCAGAAGGTAGCAACGATTGTCGGTCGAACGATGGCTTACCACCCGCATGGTGACGCCTCCATCGGCGATGCTCTTGTGGGCCTCGGTCAGAAGAATTTGCTCATCGACACCCAGGGTAACTGGGGCAACCCCTACACGGGCGACCGCGCTGCCGCCCCCCGTTATATCGAAGGCCGCCTCACGCCGTTCGCTGTTGATGTCGTGTTCAACCCCGAAACAACGGAATGGATCCCGAGTTACGATGGCCGTAGCGAAGAACCGGTCACGCTCCCGGTCAAGTTCCCGTTGCTTTTGGCTCAGGGCGTCGATGGTATCGCAGTCGGTCTTTCGACTTCCATCCTCCCCCACAACTTCCGCGAACTCTGCGAGGCTAGCATCGCCTGTTTGCGCGGCAAGAAGTTTACGCTTTACCCGGACTTTTTCACGGGCGGCATTATCGACGTGTCGGACTACAACGACGGTCAACGCGGGGGCAAGGTCAAGGTCCGCGCGAAGATTGAAAAGGTCGATAACAAGACGCTCGCCATCCGCGAAATCCCGTACGGCACCACGACCGTGAGCTTGATTGAAAGCATTGTCAAGGCAAACGACAAGGGCAAAATCAAAATCAAGCACGTGGACGACAACACGAGCCAGGGCGTCGAAATTCTCGTACACTTGCAGCCGGGGACGGACCCGCAGGTGGCCATTGACGCGCTTTACGCCTTCACGGACTGCGAAAAGTCGCTTTCGCCGTGCACATGCGTCATTATTGACAAGCACCCGAAATTCGTGGGCGTCTCGGATATTCTCAAGCTGAACACGGAACATACCGTGAAACTTTTGGAATGGGAACTGGCCAACGAGCTCAAGCACCTCGAAGACAAGTGGCACATGACCACGCTCGAAAAGATCTTTATCGAGAAGGAAGTCTACGAGGTCATCAAGAAGGCCAAGGACCGTGAACAAATTATCCGTCTCGTTCGCGAAGGACTTACGCCGTACCTCAAGCGCCTGCACCGCAAAGAAGTTACAGACGAAGAAATCGGCAAGCTCATCGAAATCCCGATCCGCCGTATAAGCCATTACGACCGCGAAAAGGCCGACCAGCTCTTGAAGGAACTGGAAGAGAGCATCGCAACCTGCAAGTACAACCAGGAACATATCATTGACTACGCCGTGAACCACTTCAAGAACATCTTGAAGAAGTATGGCGAAGGCAAGGAACGTCGCACGCAGATTGCCGAATTCGGTAAGGTGAACGCTGTACACGTGGCGCTTGCAAACCAGAAGCTCTACGTGAACCGCAAGGAAGGTTTCGTGGGTACCGGCATGAAGAAGGAAGAATACCTCTTCGACGTGTCCGAATACGATGACTTGATCGTGTTCAAGGCCGACGGTAGCTTCAAAGTCGTGAAGGTCAGCGACAAGGACTTTGTCGGTAAGGACATCATCCTCGTTGAAAAGTTCAACAAGGACGACGAACGCCATATCTATAACGTCATCCACCAGGATGGCAAGGACGGCTACGCTTACATCAAGCGCTTCAACGTCGGTGGCGTGACCCGCGACAAGGATTACTACATGGGCAAGAACAAGCCCGGTAGCAAGATTCTTTACATGTCGAGCAACATGAACGGCGAAGCCGAAGTCGTGGAAGTCATCTTGAAGCCGCGTCCGCGTATCAAGCTGAACTTTGAAGTGGACTTTAGCGAAGTCGAAGTCAAGGGCCGTGGCGCACTCGGCAATATCGTTTCGAAGTACCCGGTCAAGACGGTCAAGAGACTCCGCAAGGGCGTTTCGACGCTTGGCGCAAGAGTGCTTTACTTCGATGCTCCGAGCGGTATCGTCTCGACGCAGAAGAAGGGCGATTGCCTCGGTGAATTTGGCGAAAACGACAAGTTGCTCATCATCAAGCAAGATGGTAGCGCACGCGTGCACAACATGGCAGACCCGATTCTCGTGGGTTCGAACATCAAGTATCTGCACAAGTACGACCCCGCACAGGTCTTTACGGTACTTTACTTCGAAGGCTCGAATTTCAACTACATGGTCAAGCGCTTCAACCTCGAAGGCTGCCCCATGACGACGGAATTCAGCGTGGTCTCTGACCACAAGGACACGAAGCTCATCGAGCTCTTTGCAACAGATGACGCCCGCGAACTGATGGAATACCAGGTGGGTCGCGAAGTCCAGAAGGAAGAACTTGACTTGACGGAAATTGCGGAAGTCAAGGGCTACAAGGCTCTCGGCAGCAAGTTCACCGCCAAGAAGATCAAGCGCGTGAGCCGCATTTCGCCGGCAGACCCGTTTAGCGACGGAAGTGGCGAAGGCGACGCAAGCGAAAGCGAAGACCCGAGCTTGTTCTAG
- the ftsE gene encoding cell division ATP-binding protein FtsE, which produces MIHFTHVTKSYEANWKALNNVTFRINKGEFVFLTGHSGAGKSTLLRLIYMDERPDELRGGQVMVKFSDNVLYDSKNTPDDRIQALRRKMGIIFQDFKLLPDRNVFENVALALRIVGTPSNKINGAVFDALALVGISQKRFAMPYTLSGGEQQRVAIARAMVHNPYLLLADEPTGNLDPKNAEEVFCIFKEINARGTTILMATHNPDFYLNSPFRRLELSHGELLNRDIL; this is translated from the coding sequence ATGATTCATTTTACCCACGTCACGAAATCTTACGAAGCCAACTGGAAGGCGTTGAACAACGTCACCTTCCGTATAAACAAGGGCGAGTTTGTTTTCTTGACGGGGCATTCTGGCGCTGGAAAATCAACGCTTTTGCGCTTAATTTATATGGACGAACGTCCGGATGAATTGCGTGGCGGCCAGGTGATGGTCAAGTTCTCGGACAATGTTCTGTACGATAGCAAGAATACTCCGGACGATAGAATCCAGGCGCTCCGCCGCAAGATGGGAATTATTTTCCAGGACTTTAAACTTTTGCCGGACCGGAACGTTTTTGAAAATGTAGCGCTTGCACTCCGCATTGTGGGGACTCCGAGTAACAAGATTAACGGTGCGGTTTTTGATGCGCTTGCGCTCGTGGGCATTAGCCAAAAGCGCTTTGCAATGCCTTACACGCTCTCGGGCGGTGAACAGCAGCGCGTGGCGATTGCCCGTGCGATGGTGCACAACCCGTATTTGCTTTTGGCTGACGAACCGACCGGTAACTTGGACCCGAAAAACGCTGAAGAAGTCTTCTGCATTTTCAAGGAAATCAATGCCCGCGGAACGACCATCCTCATGGCAACGCATAATCCGGACTTTTATCTGAACAGCCCCTTCCGCCGTTTGGAACTCAGTCACGGCGAACTCTTGAACAGAGATATTCTTTAA
- a CDS encoding peptidylprolyl isomerase, whose amino-acid sequence MNRIASLVFALCTACFADPVLMEGIAAVVDGKPIMRSEFMNNLYRFQDTPEASNMTEAQQKEAVLNRLIEEKVLLSRIDRDSIVITEAEVDQRVTAHLQSIAASQKIDMATLEKAVRAQLGLSMIQYREQLGKQIRTHMEISRVRQLHVGTIHPTKKEVDAFYKDYKDSLPRQFNCVLLSHIQIPVKPDSMIVDSVKHVAETLIDSLNLGIKFELLAKNHSQDSSAAKGGDLGYFKRGLLDPAFEQAIARLKNGHYASTPVKTDLGWHIARVIGRKEDGVRSAQILLRTIPTAKDTAAVVALADSLRKAITTKEQFATAAKKFSEDKSSNFQGGLLGWFQRNEMEPAYVDPVANLSVGEISEPVMIDGAYHLFRLDDSRQVRELTLEEDYGKIELMAATHLENEKLERLIKKWRKEVLVEIRMTE is encoded by the coding sequence ATGAATCGTATTGCCTCTTTAGTTTTTGCCCTGTGTACTGCTTGCTTTGCCGATCCGGTGTTGATGGAAGGCATTGCTGCTGTTGTCGATGGCAAGCCGATTATGCGTTCGGAGTTTATGAACAACCTTTACAGGTTCCAGGATACGCCTGAAGCTTCGAACATGACGGAAGCGCAACAGAAAGAAGCTGTTCTGAACCGCTTGATTGAAGAAAAAGTTTTGCTCAGCCGCATTGACCGCGACTCGATTGTGATTACGGAAGCCGAAGTGGATCAGCGTGTGACTGCTCATTTGCAGTCGATTGCCGCAAGCCAAAAAATCGACATGGCGACTCTTGAAAAGGCTGTTCGTGCGCAACTTGGCCTTTCTATGATCCAGTACCGTGAACAGCTTGGTAAGCAAATCCGCACGCATATGGAAATTTCCCGTGTGCGTCAGCTCCACGTGGGCACCATTCACCCGACCAAAAAAGAAGTGGATGCGTTCTACAAGGATTACAAGGATTCGCTCCCGCGCCAGTTCAACTGCGTTTTGCTCAGCCACATCCAGATTCCTGTGAAACCGGATTCCATGATTGTGGACTCCGTGAAGCATGTGGCCGAAACCTTGATTGATAGCTTGAACCTCGGTATCAAATTTGAACTTTTGGCCAAGAACCACTCGCAGGACAGCTCTGCTGCAAAGGGCGGCGACCTCGGTTATTTCAAGCGCGGCCTTTTGGACCCGGCTTTCGAACAGGCCATCGCTCGTTTGAAGAATGGTCACTATGCTTCGACTCCGGTCAAGACGGACTTGGGTTGGCACATTGCCCGTGTGATTGGCCGTAAAGAAGATGGCGTGCGTTCTGCACAAATTCTCTTGCGCACAATTCCGACGGCAAAGGATACTGCGGCTGTGGTGGCGCTCGCCGATTCGCTCCGCAAAGCTATTACGACAAAGGAACAATTCGCAACGGCCGCTAAGAAGTTTAGTGAAGACAAGTCCAGCAACTTCCAGGGAGGCTTGCTTGGCTGGTTCCAGCGTAACGAAATGGAACCCGCTTATGTAGATCCGGTTGCTAACTTAAGTGTTGGTGAAATTTCGGAACCGGTCATGATTGACGGTGCTTATCACTTGTTCCGTTTGGATGATTCTCGTCAGGTGCGCGAACTCACGCTCGAAGAAGATTACGGCAAAATTGAACTCATGGCTGCAACGCACTTGGAAAATGAAAAGCTCGAAAGGCTTATCAAAAAGTGGCGCAAAGAAGTCCTTGTCGAAATCAGAATGACGGAATAA
- a CDS encoding DUF3418 domain-containing protein → MQLTDLKIEYPELPVVEHRDEFFELLEKHQVIIVKADTGSGKSTQLPKFLLEWFLEKVDSRKSEVGSDGECHSETPKSCNLKPNTCSFKIGVTEPRRLAAISIADRLREELKDEELVSTKIRFWEQGTNEAPIKVMTDGILLQEFRKDRLFRQYNAIMIDEAHERSLNIDILLGIFKTVLSRRPDFKLIVASATLDAKLFEEFYDNSCVMEAEGRTYPVDVEYYFSDTRTGGALQTRDERGFGRDISGKGDSGLIEEARDAILDLETRHRDHLLCFLPTERDIQDLAGELAHELDAATFDVLPLYGRMSPDEQRRIFKHTGKTRVVLATNIAETSLTIPGIAYVVDTGMARISRYNAQARIQGLPVEEISKASARQRAGRAGRVKPGVCIRLYSPENFEKRDEFTEPEIRRSNLANVVLQLRSLGLELENFPFLQSPPHSAFRGAYKTLFELGALTADNSSGHVTKLGRDMTRLPMDVSLSAVLLRARDLGVLQPALIVCSALSIQDPRVVPNDEPERTRIRQLHRKFCGHKSDFLVYVSMWNAFCTDWDGKTWNKLRKFCDKNSMHFLRLREWVDLYEQFSRILEVKFENKVCPFDSFHRDNLHIALLSGFLGGIAHRDIENGCYRLVSGRETHVFPGSDLYAKSVEWLFSAEVRETSRTFLTKAAEIKPEWILQVAEPFCTRRWFEPTWNKERGFVEAVEEVSFRGLVISRGHRVDYARVNPEDCAQIFWREAVVMGEVARPFPFMTHNDRVVENLHALEARKRQFGLAPSEDALVEYYTRIACKVNSIKTLKDYIHEHTDQFLKFDEKYWLDQLDGGTTGTTWTSDADGFRTGSFAALRMTNVALGKTNAGNVILNPERVKNPVKFKDVAPTLGGSIEHFRIGERVVTGEMVFDATRDCDGITLSLPYDLLTEISPAKFAMSIQQWREWMIESVIREMPKSVKKLLEAKRTAIDDEFYAALDNFPHKAPLLLLYEVLSNTKEIRSGANGASIDVPTVNPDKENHLRLHLVVSKPGFPEPYKLEISPEWGSYRMFLAVRPAIVTFGIDFPLEEMRFGWRLGESALMGADESRFWQSFRKRVESGRLETASHLDTASHPAQQKTSLSEEKKQLIADRLNMLETGGLYSDGFETALKIWVAKSLAADGLDANRCVRFSGLEFSRGKKIRDFRSLAANTRSEDEEIRLSLVRATYESGLVGADAFVKCWNILKDFSVNMRNANEKSILKNKIIIAIHSAYQKELTLFERLCAVSPLLGGSLDSGAARENTELSANTLREYFRPYLKARYLKDHELKNARELLGKIDRTPVDNGDYADLYLQAKALLEDFEILKYKRKGGDVEDIVEEDALARLKGRFGRL, encoded by the coding sequence ATGCAATTAACCGATTTGAAAATTGAATATCCTGAGCTTCCTGTTGTTGAACATCGGGATGAGTTTTTTGAGCTTTTAGAAAAACATCAAGTTATTATTGTCAAGGCCGATACGGGTTCCGGCAAATCTACGCAATTACCGAAGTTTTTGTTAGAGTGGTTTTTAGAAAAAGTAGACAGTAGGAAGTCGGAAGTAGGAAGTGATGGGGAGTGTCATTCGGAGACTCCTAAATCCTGTAACCTAAAACCTAATACCTGTTCCTTTAAAATCGGCGTTACCGAGCCTCGGCGTTTAGCGGCGATTTCCATTGCCGACCGCTTGCGCGAAGAACTCAAGGACGAAGAGCTTGTCTCGACGAAAATTCGTTTCTGGGAACAAGGTACAAATGAAGCCCCCATCAAGGTGATGACGGACGGTATCTTGTTGCAGGAGTTCCGCAAGGACCGCTTGTTCCGGCAGTACAACGCCATCATGATTGACGAAGCGCATGAACGCTCGTTGAACATCGATATCTTGCTTGGCATTTTCAAGACGGTACTTTCTCGTCGTCCGGATTTCAAGTTGATTGTTGCATCGGCAACGCTTGACGCAAAACTTTTTGAAGAATTTTATGACAACAGTTGCGTGATGGAGGCCGAAGGCCGCACGTATCCTGTGGATGTCGAGTATTATTTCTCAGATACGAGAACGGGCGGAGCCCTACAGACGAGAGACGAGAGAGGATTCGGTCGTGATATCAGTGGCAAGGGCGATTCGGGGTTGATTGAAGAAGCGCGTGATGCGATTCTCGATTTGGAAACGCGACATCGCGACCATTTGCTCTGCTTTTTGCCGACGGAACGCGACATTCAGGACTTGGCGGGCGAGCTTGCGCATGAGCTGGATGCCGCGACTTTTGATGTGCTTCCGTTGTATGGACGCATGAGTCCTGACGAACAGCGCCGTATTTTCAAGCATACAGGCAAGACGCGTGTGGTCTTGGCGACGAACATTGCTGAAACATCGCTTACGATTCCGGGCATTGCTTACGTTGTCGATACGGGTATGGCTCGAATCTCGCGCTACAATGCGCAGGCGAGAATCCAAGGGCTTCCCGTCGAAGAAATTTCGAAGGCCAGCGCGCGGCAGCGCGCTGGACGCGCGGGGCGCGTGAAGCCCGGCGTGTGCATTCGCCTTTACTCTCCCGAAAATTTCGAAAAGCGCGATGAATTCACGGAGCCAGAAATTCGCCGTAGCAATCTTGCGAACGTCGTTTTGCAGTTGCGCAGCCTCGGGCTGGAACTTGAAAACTTCCCGTTCTTGCAGTCGCCTCCGCATTCGGCATTTCGCGGCGCTTACAAGACGTTGTTTGAACTGGGTGCGCTCACCGCTGATAATTCTAGCGGTCACGTGACTAAGCTTGGCCGCGATATGACGCGCCTCCCGATGGACGTGTCGCTTTCGGCGGTTCTTTTGCGCGCCCGTGATTTGGGCGTTTTGCAGCCTGCGCTTATTGTGTGCTCGGCACTTAGCATCCAGGATCCGCGTGTGGTGCCGAACGATGAACCGGAACGCACTCGCATCCGTCAGTTGCACCGAAAATTCTGCGGTCACAAGAGCGACTTTCTCGTTTACGTTTCGATGTGGAATGCGTTCTGCACGGACTGGGACGGCAAAACTTGGAACAAACTCCGCAAGTTCTGCGACAAGAACAGCATGCATTTTTTGCGCTTGCGTGAATGGGTGGATTTGTACGAACAGTTCAGTCGCATTCTTGAAGTGAAGTTTGAAAATAAAGTTTGTCCGTTCGATTCGTTCCATCGCGACAATTTGCACATTGCGCTTCTCTCCGGATTCTTGGGCGGGATTGCGCACCGCGATATCGAAAACGGCTGTTACCGCTTGGTGAGCGGCCGCGAAACGCATGTGTTCCCCGGCAGTGATTTGTACGCCAAGAGCGTGGAATGGCTTTTCAGTGCCGAAGTGCGCGAAACAAGCCGCACGTTCCTCACGAAGGCTGCCGAAATCAAGCCGGAATGGATTTTGCAAGTGGCAGAACCGTTTTGTACGCGTCGCTGGTTTGAACCGACATGGAACAAGGAACGCGGCTTTGTCGAAGCGGTTGAAGAAGTGAGCTTCCGCGGACTTGTGATTAGCCGTGGCCATCGTGTGGATTATGCTCGCGTAAATCCCGAAGACTGCGCCCAGATTTTTTGGCGTGAAGCAGTGGTGATGGGCGAGGTGGCGCGTCCGTTCCCGTTCATGACGCACAACGATCGCGTCGTTGAAAATCTGCATGCCCTCGAAGCGCGTAAACGCCAGTTCGGGCTTGCTCCGAGCGAAGATGCTCTTGTGGAATACTACACGCGAATTGCGTGCAAAGTAAACTCTATTAAGACGCTCAAGGATTACATTCACGAGCACACCGACCAATTTTTGAAATTTGATGAAAAGTATTGGCTGGACCAGTTGGATGGCGGCACGACCGGAACAACTTGGACAAGTGATGCTGACGGGTTCCGCACTGGATCCTTCGCTGCGCTCAGGATGACGAATGTAGCGCTTGGGAAGACGAATGCAGGCAACGTCATTCTGAACCCTGAAAGGGTGAAGAATCCAGTCAAGTTTAAAGATGTCGCCCCTACTCTCGGCGGTTCCATCGAGCATTTCCGTATTGGCGAGCGCGTTGTCACAGGCGAAATGGTTTTTGATGCGACTCGCGATTGTGATGGCATAACGCTCTCGTTGCCTTATGATTTGCTGACTGAAATTTCTCCGGCAAAATTTGCGATGAGCATTCAGCAATGGCGCGAATGGATGATTGAATCTGTGATTCGTGAAATGCCCAAGAGCGTCAAGAAATTGCTCGAAGCAAAACGCACCGCAATTGACGATGAATTTTATGCAGCGCTTGATAACTTTCCGCATAAAGCGCCTCTATTGTTGCTTTACGAGGTCCTTTCGAATACAAAGGAAATTCGCTCGGGTGCAAACGGCGCTAGCATCGATGTCCCGACGGTGAATCCCGACAAAGAAAATCATTTGCGTTTGCATTTGGTTGTTTCGAAGCCCGGCTTCCCGGAACCTTATAAACTCGAAATTTCTCCAGAATGGGGCTCTTATCGCATGTTCTTGGCGGTTCGCCCGGCGATTGTGACGTTTGGAATTGACTTTCCGCTTGAAGAAATGCGCTTTGGCTGGCGCTTGGGCGAGTCTGCGTTGATGGGTGCGGATGAATCCCGCTTCTGGCAATCTTTCCGCAAACGTGTAGAGAGCGGGCGTCTCGAAACGGCGTCGCATCTCGATACTGCATCACATCCCGCACAGCAAAAGACTTCGCTTTCCGAAGAGAAAAAGCAACTCATTGCCGACCGCTTGAATATGCTTGAAACGGGTGGGCTTTATTCTGATGGCTTTGAAACGGCGCTCAAGATTTGGGTTGCAAAATCGCTTGCTGCCGACGGCCTTGATGCCAATCGCTGTGTTCGTTTTTCAGGACTTGAATTTTCGCGTGGCAAAAAGATTCGCGACTTCAGGAGCCTTGCCGCAAATACCCGCAGCGAAGATGAAGAAATCCGCCTCTCGCTTGTGCGTGCTACATATGAATCAGGCCTTGTTGGTGCTGATGCGTTTGTCAAATGCTGGAATATCCTCAAAGATTTCAGCGTGAACATGCGCAATGCAAACGAAAAATCGATTTTAAAAAATAAAATAATAATAGCGATCCATTCGGCGTACCAAAAAGAGCTTACTTTGTTTGAACGTCTGTGCGCAGTCTCGCCGCTTCTGGGTGGATCCCTCGATTCCGGCGCCGCTCGCGAAAACACTGAACTTTCTGCCAACACGCTTCGCGAATATTTCCGCCCGTACCTCAAGGCCCGTTACCTCAAGGATCACGAACTCAAGAATGCTCGCGAACTCCTCGGAAAAATCGACCGCACGCCGGTAGATAACGGGGATTATGCCGATCTTTACCTACAGGCGAAGGCGCTGCTTGAAGATTTCGAAATCTTGAAATACAAGCGCAAAGGTGGTGATGTCGAAGATATTGTGGAAGAAGACGCTTTGGCGAGGTTGAAAGGTCGTTTTGGACGTCTTTAA
- a CDS encoding acyl-CoA thioesterase encodes MENAKTVKQSQVETRDIVHPSDVNAYNFVFGGHMMSLLDKAACIAAYTHARRRVTTISIDNVRFFKPATVGTILTIKASVNRVFNTSLEVGLKVVGVHPQISWQPEVICHAYMTFVALDESGKPTPIPSIIPETEDEIRRFEEAEIRRNARKALADQLK; translated from the coding sequence ATGGAAAACGCAAAAACAGTCAAGCAATCTCAAGTCGAAACCCGCGACATCGTTCACCCTTCCGACGTCAACGCCTACAATTTCGTATTCGGCGGACACATGATGTCGCTCCTCGACAAAGCCGCCTGCATCGCCGCCTACACGCACGCAAGGCGCAGAGTCACAACGATTTCCATCGACAATGTACGCTTTTTCAAGCCGGCAACCGTCGGCACAATTCTCACGATTAAAGCCTCCGTGAACCGCGTGTTCAACACTTCATTAGAAGTCGGTCTCAAAGTCGTCGGCGTTCACCCGCAAATTTCGTGGCAGCCCGAAGTCATTTGCCACGCGTACATGACATTTGTCGCTCTGGACGAAAGCGGCAAGCCCACCCCTATTCCCTCCATCATCCCCGAAACCGAAGACGAAATCCGCCGTTTCGAAGAAGCCGAAATCCGCCGCAACG